One Marinitoga litoralis DNA window includes the following coding sequences:
- a CDS encoding beta-glucosidase family protein, which produces MDIDQMIKDMTLDEKLDFIVGPGLPGQFGNDDVEVRGTVGIIRGVKGLPDIYLADGPAGLRIFPDRPNDENKYYATSFPIESMLASTWNREILKKVGEAMGEETKEYGVDVLLAPALNIQRNPLGGRNFEYYSEDPLVSGEMAASFVEGVQSKGVGTSIKHFVANNQETNRMKIDTIVSERALREIYLKGFEIALKANPWTVMTAYNKVNGYYCSQSEHLITKILREEWGFDGLVMSDWFAGDSGAHQVKAGNDLIMPGKSYQVLDYRIDEREEIKNGLEEGILTEKDIDEAVRNLLKLVIKTPKYNNYNYSNKPDLEKHAKIAYEAALEGIVLLKNNDVFPVKNQKVAVFGTAQIETIKGGLGSGDTHPKYVINIIDGFKEKGINFDEELYSIYKNKIEELRKEKYKPYHNDLGHTLYPRLPQDIIENISHYAENNDLAIIVISRISGEFFDINIKDFYLYEDEIKLLKEVSKEFKKRNKKVAVLLNIGSPIEMASWENLVDGTMLVWQAGQETGRAIADIVKGNHSPSGKLALTIAKKYEDLPSLPFPVDGEEVVYDEGIYVGYRYFDTFKKEPLYEFGYGLSYTNFEYSNLKIENDEEKLYISFDVKNIGNLPGKEIAQVYVRAPKGSIDKPFQELKGFEKTKLLNPGEVENIKISINIKDLSSYYCDGWRLDKGKYEIRVGASSRDIRLINKIIL; this is translated from the coding sequence ATGGATATAGATCAAATGATTAAAGATATGACATTAGATGAAAAATTAGATTTTATTGTCGGTCCTGGATTACCTGGTCAATTTGGTAATGATGATGTTGAGGTTAGAGGTACTGTAGGTATTATTAGAGGAGTTAAAGGATTACCCGATATTTATTTAGCAGATGGCCCAGCAGGATTAAGAATTTTTCCAGATAGACCAAATGATGAAAATAAGTATTATGCAACATCATTCCCTATTGAATCAATGTTAGCCTCTACTTGGAATAGAGAAATATTAAAAAAAGTTGGAGAAGCAATGGGAGAAGAAACTAAAGAATACGGAGTTGACGTATTATTAGCTCCTGCATTAAATATTCAAAGAAATCCTTTAGGGGGTAGAAACTTTGAATATTATTCTGAAGATCCTTTAGTATCAGGTGAAATGGCTGCAAGTTTTGTTGAAGGAGTTCAATCTAAAGGTGTTGGAACATCGATAAAACATTTTGTTGCTAATAACCAAGAAACAAATAGAATGAAAATTGATACTATAGTTTCAGAAAGAGCATTAAGAGAAATATATTTAAAAGGATTTGAAATAGCATTAAAAGCAAATCCTTGGACTGTGATGACTGCATATAATAAGGTAAATGGATATTACTGTTCTCAAAGCGAGCATTTAATAACAAAGATTTTGAGAGAAGAATGGGGTTTTGATGGTTTAGTAATGAGTGATTGGTTTGCAGGCGATTCGGGAGCTCATCAAGTGAAGGCAGGAAATGATTTAATAATGCCTGGTAAATCTTATCAGGTATTGGATTATAGGATAGATGAAAGAGAAGAAATCAAAAATGGACTTGAAGAAGGTATCTTAACTGAGAAAGATATAGATGAAGCTGTAAGAAATTTATTGAAATTAGTAATTAAAACACCAAAATACAATAATTATAATTATTCTAATAAACCTGATCTTGAAAAACATGCAAAAATAGCATATGAAGCTGCACTTGAAGGGATAGTATTATTGAAAAATAATGATGTATTCCCTGTGAAAAATCAAAAAGTTGCTGTATTTGGTACAGCTCAAATTGAAACAATAAAAGGCGGTTTAGGTAGCGGAGATACTCACCCAAAATATGTGATTAATATAATTGATGGATTTAAAGAAAAAGGTATTAATTTTGATGAAGAATTATATTCTATTTATAAAAATAAAATTGAGGAATTAAGAAAAGAAAAATATAAACCATACCATAACGATTTAGGACATACATTATATCCTAGATTACCTCAAGATATCATAGAAAATATTTCTCATTATGCTGAAAATAATGATTTAGCAATAATAGTAATTAGTAGAATTTCTGGAGAATTTTTTGATATTAATATTAAAGATTTCTATTTATATGAAGATGAAATAAAATTATTGAAAGAGGTTTCAAAAGAATTTAAAAAGAGAAATAAAAAAGTTGCTGTTCTTTTAAATATTGGATCTCCTATAGAAATGGCAAGCTGGGAAAATTTAGTTGATGGTACAATGCTTGTATGGCAAGCTGGACAAGAAACCGGAAGAGCTATAGCTGATATTGTAAAAGGAAATCATTCTCCTTCTGGAAAATTAGCATTGACAATAGCAAAAAAATATGAAGATTTACCTTCATTACCATTCCCTGTAGATGGAGAAGAAGTAGTATATGATGAAGGCATATATGTAGGTTATAGATATTTTGATACATTTAAAAAAGAACCTTTATATGAATTTGGATATGGATTATCATATACTAACTTTGAATATTCTAATTTAAAAATAGAAAATGATGAAGAAAAACTATATATTTCCTTTGATGTAAAAAATATAGGAAATTTACCTGGAAAGGAAATTGCTCAAGTATATGTAAGAGCACCAAAAGGTTCTATAGACAAACCATTCCAAGAATTAAAAGGATTTGAAAAAACAAAATTACTTAATCCAGGAGAAGTGGAGAATATTAAAATATCTATTAATATTAAAGATTTATCTAGTTATTATTGTGATGGTTGGAGATTAGATAAAGGAAAATATGAAATAAGAGTTGGTGCATCTTCTAGAGATATTAGATTAATAAATAAAATTATATTATAA
- a CDS encoding MFS transporter — protein MISMIPALLMAPFAGVLGDRFNRRNIMVIMDYARGLLILFLAYLTFTNNITLSILFGMQVIISLLDSLFGAATSAMIPDLVPEKDLMKAVSTTESASSAAMIVGPVLGGVIYGLLGMKWVFLLNGISFILSGFSEMFIKYNKTSKLDSKINTKIIFEDIKDSIKYIFENDVLRNLMIMAIFLNFLFNPMFVVLFPYTFREVIGFSPQQYGLLETMWTLGIMIGNIILGVFFSNSENKKLMKNGIYGMVGMNLLLSIFLVPQIRNNFTIWKIFLIVGTIIIIMGLTNAFVNTPISVFFQRIIPNEKRSKIFSVIGVLFQAATPIGMALMGFLVDRYEVHILFIILAILVLLDVLIFSKKLDNIDFNPSLENE, from the coding sequence TTTAATGGCTCCATTTGCAGGTGTTTTAGGAGATAGATTTAACAGAAGGAATATTATGGTTATTATGGATTATGCAAGAGGTTTATTAATACTATTTTTAGCCTATTTAACCTTTACAAATAATATAACTTTAAGTATTTTATTTGGAATGCAAGTTATTATTTCATTATTAGATAGTTTATTTGGTGCGGCGACCAGTGCAATGATACCAGATCTTGTTCCAGAAAAAGATTTGATGAAGGCTGTATCAACTACAGAAAGTGCAAGTAGTGCAGCTATGATAGTGGGTCCTGTCTTAGGTGGAGTTATATATGGTTTGTTAGGTATGAAATGGGTATTTTTATTAAATGGAATTTCTTTTATTTTATCGGGGTTTAGTGAGATGTTTATTAAATATAATAAAACTAGCAAATTAGATTCAAAAATAAATACCAAAATAATATTTGAAGATATTAAAGATTCTATCAAATATATTTTTGAAAATGATGTATTAAGAAATTTAATGATAATGGCTATATTTTTAAATTTCCTATTTAATCCAATGTTTGTTGTATTATTTCCATATACTTTTCGAGAAGTAATTGGTTTTTCTCCTCAACAATATGGATTATTAGAAACAATGTGGACTTTAGGAATAATGATAGGAAATATAATTTTAGGTGTGTTCTTTTCAAATAGTGAAAATAAAAAATTGATGAAAAATGGAATATATGGAATGGTTGGTATGAATTTATTACTATCTATATTTTTAGTACCACAAATTAGAAATAATTTTACTATATGGAAAATATTTTTAATAGTAGGTACAATAATAATTATTATGGGATTAACGAATGCATTTGTAAATACTCCTATATCTGTATTTTTTCAAAGAATTATTCCTAATGAAAAAAGGTCAAAAATATTCTCTGTAATAGGAGTGTTGTTTCAAGCGGCAACACCTATTGGAATGGCATTAATGGGATTTTTAGTAGATAGGTATGAAGTGCATATTCTGTTTATTATATTAGCGATATTGGTATTATTAGATGTATTGATTTTTTCAAAAAAATTGGATAATATAGATTTTAATCCTTCCCTTGAAAATGAATAA